Proteins encoded within one genomic window of Cucumis sativus cultivar 9930 chromosome 3, Cucumber_9930_V3, whole genome shotgun sequence:
- the LOC101211123 gene encoding beta-hexosaminidase 2 isoform X1, with the protein MSMALQRKTNNLTNFLVFLFFISPISSLQFSINVWPKPRAFNWPHPQAALLSPNFTIISPNRHYLSSAVDRYLRRILTEKHRPLVGPSLNISSSASPLHKLIVKVADLSAPLQHGVNESYTLDISVTGSASLIAETTWGAMRGLETFSQLVWGDPLRVPVGLSLGDAPLFQHRGLMLDTSRNYYGVEHILRTIEAMSMNKLNVFHWHITDSHSFPLVVPSEPELAAKGAYGDDMQYSPEDVRRIVKFGMEHGVRVFPEIDSPGHTGSWALAYPEIVACANMFWLPAGYKWEDRLASEPGTGHLNPLNPTTYEVLKNVIRDVISLFPESFYHAGADEIIPGCWKTDPLINSFLSNGGTLSQILEIFVNTTFPYIRSHNRTVVYWEDVLLDDIVKVRPEVLPQEHTILQTWNNGVNNTKRIVSSGYRAIVSSSEYYYLDCGHGDFIGNNSQYDEQANGEYKNGGSWCGPFKTWETVYDYDITYGLSKEEAKLVLGGEVALWSEQADPTVLDARLWPRTSAMAEALWSGNRDETGKKRYAEATDRLNEWRYRMVNRGIGAEPIQPLWCIRNPGMCDAVQVI; encoded by the exons ATGTCAATGGCTCTTCAACGGAAGACTAATAACCTTACCAACTTCTTagtcttcctcttcttcatttctccaATTTCATCTCTTCAATTCTCCATCAATGTCTGGCCAAAACCAAGAGCCTTCAATTGGCCTCATCCTCAAGCCGCTCTTCTTTCCCCCAATTTCACCATCATTTCCCCTAACCGCCACTACCTCTCCTCCGCCGTCGACCGCTACCTCCGCCGCATCCTCACTGAGAAACACCGCCCCCTCGTTGGCCCATCTCTCAATATCTCCTCCTCTGCTTCCCCCTTGCACAAACTCATCGTTAAAGTTGCTGATCTCTCTGCCCCACTTCAACATGGCGTTAATGAATCCTATACTCTCGACATCTCTGTCACCGGCTCCGCCAGTTTGATAGCGGAAACGACGTGGGGCGCTATGAGAGGTCTCGAGACGTTCTCTCAGCTTGTTTGGGGCGACCCATTGCGGGTTCCGGTGGGGCTTTCACTCGGGGATGCTCCATTGTTTCAGCATAGAGGGTTGATGCTCGATACGTCGAGGAATTACTATGGAGTGGAGCATATTTTGCGGACAATTGAAGCAATGAGTATGAATAAGCTTAATGTTTTCCATTGGCATATAACGGATTCTCATTCTTTCCCTCTTGTGGTGCCATCCGAGCCGGAGCTTGCCGCCAAGGGAGCTTATGGGGATGATATGCAATATTCCCCTGAAGACGTTCGACGAATTGTTAAGTTCGGAATGGAGCATGGCGTTAGAGTCTTTCCGGAAATTGACTCCCCGG GACATACTGGATCATGGGCTCTCGCATACCCTGAAATAGTGGCATGTGCAAATATGTTCTGGTTGCCTGCAGGCTACAAATGGGAAGACCGGCTGGCTTCGGAACCTGGCACTGGCCATTTGAACCCCTTGAACCCCACGACCTACGAAGTCCTTAAAAATGTCATTCGAGATGTTATCAGTCTCTTCCCCGAATCCTTTTACCACGCGGGAGCAGATGAGATTATCCCAGGATGTTGGAAGACGGATCCTTTGATCAACTCTTTCTTGTCAAATGGTGGTACTCTTAGTCAAATTCTTGAGATCTTTGTCAACACTACCTTTCCTTACATTCGATCCCATAACCGTACAGTTGTCTATTGGGAAGATGTATTGCTCGATGACATTGTGAAGGTGCGACCAGAAGTTCTCCCGCAAGAGCATACCATCTTGCAGACTTGGAACAATGGCGTTAACAATACCAAAAGAATTGTTTCTTCTGGATATCGCGCTATTGTGTCATCTTctgaatattattatttggactGTGGCCATGGTGACTTTATTGGAAACAATAGTCAGTATGATGAACAAGCAAATGGTGAATATAAAAATGGAGGGTCCTGGTGTGGACCGTTCAAAACATGGGAAACTGTATATGACTATGACATTACTTATGGATTGAGCAAAGAGGAAGCTAAGTTGGTGTTGGGTGGGGAAGTGGCATTGTGGTCTGAGCAAGCAGACCCAACTGTTTTGGATGCACGACTATGGCCTCGAACTTCAGCAATGGCCGAGGCACTCTGGTCTGGGAATCGGGATGAAACCGG
- the LOC101211123 gene encoding beta-hexosaminidase 2 isoform X2: protein MSMALQRKTNNLTNFLVFLFFISPISSLQFSINVWPKPRAFNWPHPQAALLSPNFTIISPNRHYLSSAVDRYLRRILTEKHRPLVGPSLNISSSASPLHKLIVKVADLSAPLQHGVNESYTLDISVTGSASLIAETTWGAMRGLETFSQLVWGDPLRVPVGLSLGDAPLFQHRGLMLDTSRNYYGVEHILRTIEAMSMNKLNVFHWHITDSHSFPLVVPSEPELAAKGAYGDDMQYSPEDVRRIVKFGMEHGVRVFPEIDSPGHTGSWALAYPEIVACANMFWLPAGYKWEDRLASEPGTGHLNPLNPTTYEVLKNVIRDVISLFPESFYHAGADEIIPGCWKTDPLINSFLSNVVYWEDVLLDDIVKVRPEVLPQEHTILQTWNNGVNNTKRIVSSGYRAIVSSSEYYYLDCGHGDFIGNNSQYDEQANGEYKNGGSWCGPFKTWETVYDYDITYGLSKEEAKLVLGGEVALWSEQADPTVLDARLWPRTSAMAEALWSGNRDETGKKRYAEATDRLNEWRYRMVNRGIGAEPIQPLWCIRNPGMCDAVQVI from the exons ATGTCAATGGCTCTTCAACGGAAGACTAATAACCTTACCAACTTCTTagtcttcctcttcttcatttctccaATTTCATCTCTTCAATTCTCCATCAATGTCTGGCCAAAACCAAGAGCCTTCAATTGGCCTCATCCTCAAGCCGCTCTTCTTTCCCCCAATTTCACCATCATTTCCCCTAACCGCCACTACCTCTCCTCCGCCGTCGACCGCTACCTCCGCCGCATCCTCACTGAGAAACACCGCCCCCTCGTTGGCCCATCTCTCAATATCTCCTCCTCTGCTTCCCCCTTGCACAAACTCATCGTTAAAGTTGCTGATCTCTCTGCCCCACTTCAACATGGCGTTAATGAATCCTATACTCTCGACATCTCTGTCACCGGCTCCGCCAGTTTGATAGCGGAAACGACGTGGGGCGCTATGAGAGGTCTCGAGACGTTCTCTCAGCTTGTTTGGGGCGACCCATTGCGGGTTCCGGTGGGGCTTTCACTCGGGGATGCTCCATTGTTTCAGCATAGAGGGTTGATGCTCGATACGTCGAGGAATTACTATGGAGTGGAGCATATTTTGCGGACAATTGAAGCAATGAGTATGAATAAGCTTAATGTTTTCCATTGGCATATAACGGATTCTCATTCTTTCCCTCTTGTGGTGCCATCCGAGCCGGAGCTTGCCGCCAAGGGAGCTTATGGGGATGATATGCAATATTCCCCTGAAGACGTTCGACGAATTGTTAAGTTCGGAATGGAGCATGGCGTTAGAGTCTTTCCGGAAATTGACTCCCCGG GACATACTGGATCATGGGCTCTCGCATACCCTGAAATAGTGGCATGTGCAAATATGTTCTGGTTGCCTGCAGGCTACAAATGGGAAGACCGGCTGGCTTCGGAACCTGGCACTGGCCATTTGAACCCCTTGAACCCCACGACCTACGAAGTCCTTAAAAATGTCATTCGAGATGTTATCAGTCTCTTCCCCGAATCCTTTTACCACGCGGGAGCAGATGAGATTATCCCAGGATGTTGGAAGACGGATCCTTTGATCAACTCTTTCTTGTCAAATG TTGTCTATTGGGAAGATGTATTGCTCGATGACATTGTGAAGGTGCGACCAGAAGTTCTCCCGCAAGAGCATACCATCTTGCAGACTTGGAACAATGGCGTTAACAATACCAAAAGAATTGTTTCTTCTGGATATCGCGCTATTGTGTCATCTTctgaatattattatttggactGTGGCCATGGTGACTTTATTGGAAACAATAGTCAGTATGATGAACAAGCAAATGGTGAATATAAAAATGGAGGGTCCTGGTGTGGACCGTTCAAAACATGGGAAACTGTATATGACTATGACATTACTTATGGATTGAGCAAAGAGGAAGCTAAGTTGGTGTTGGGTGGGGAAGTGGCATTGTGGTCTGAGCAAGCAGACCCAACTGTTTTGGATGCACGACTATGGCCTCGAACTTCAGCAATGGCCGAGGCACTCTGGTCTGGGAATCGGGATGAAACCGG
- the LOC101218337 gene encoding uncharacterized protein LOC101218337: protein MGNNGSKKNQNQALPINTTFNFPSPLPPFPQGKSAFAGGVIDLGGGLKIRLISSFNKIWTTHDGGPSNLGATFFEPSPLPQGFFSLGHYCQPNNKPFFARILVGRDDSLAGDALKKPVDFTLVWTSEKSNIKRDTDGYIWSPTPPDGYRAVGHVVTTSSVKPSVDRVRCVRADLTEQSEKETWIWGLKDSIDENGFNIFSFRPTRRDITAAGVSVGTFVALPATNSPLPLLCLRNSASISAAMPDVSQISTLFRAYAPLIYFHPKEKFLPSSVNWYFSNGALLYNKSVESKPVPIDPNGTNLPQGGQNDGGFWLDLPIDGGAKEKVKHGDLQSCQVYLQIKPMIGGTFTDITIWIFFPFNGPATAKVGIIDIPFRKIGEHVGDWEHITLRISNFTGELWKVYFAQHSKGEWIDASSLEFEKGNKVVAYSSLNGHASYSKPGLVMQGGGEIGLKNETAKSGLVLDTGASSVEIATEYLREEAVTEPAWLNYFRQWGPKIEYQIAEEMEKVEKLLPGRLKEAFKQFMNRLPDEILGQEGPTGPKLKDSWNGDERS from the exons ATGGGAAATAATGGATCGAAGAAGAACCAAAACCAAGCTTTGCCCATTAATACCACCTTCAACTTTCCTTCTCCACTTCCACCTTTTCCACAAG GCAAAAGTGCCTTCGCCGGAGGCGTCATCGACCTCGGCGGCGGACTGAAAATTCGCCTGATTTCATCCTTCAACAAAATCTGGACCACCCACGACGGCGGTCCAAGCAACCTCGGAGCCACATTCTTCGAGCCCTCTCCTCTTCCCCAAGGCTTCTTCTCTCTTGGCCATTATTGTCAACCCAACAACAAGCCCTTCTTTGCCCGAATTCTCGTTGGAAGAGACGACTCTCTTGCTGGTGACGCCCTCAAGAAGCCCGTCGACTTCACCCTCGTATGGACCAGCGAAAAATCCAACATCAAACGCGACACCGACGGCTACATCTGGTCCCCGACACCGCCAGACGGTTACAGAGCTGTCGGCCACGTTGTCACCACTTCGTCGGTAAAGCCCTCCGTCGACAGAGTTCGATGCGTCCGTGCAGATTTAACAGAGCAATCCGAGAAGGAGACATGGATTTGGGGACTCAAAGATTCAATCGACGAAAATGGGTTTAATATATTCAGTTTCAGACCCACAAGAAGAGATATCACGGCAGCGGGAGTTTCCGTCGGAACATTCGTCGCCTTGCCGGCTACAAATTCCCCTCTGCCATTGCTCTGTTTAAGAAACTCCGCTTCAATTTCTGCAGCAATGCCAGATGTTTCTCAGATCTCCACTCTTTTTCGAGCTTACGCGCCGTTGATTTACTTTCATCCCAAGGAGAAGTTTCTGCCGTCGTCGGTGAACTGGTATTTCTCCAACGGTGCTCTGCTTTACAACAAATCCGTTGAGTCAAAACCCGTTCCGATCGACCCAAATGGAACAAACCTCCCACAGGGCGGCCAAAACGATGGAGGGTTCTGGCTGGATCTTCCCATCGATGGCGGAGCAAAAGAGAAGGTGAAACATGGCGATTTACAGAGCTGCCAAGTTTATCTCCAGATTAAGCCAATGATCGGAGGGACTTTCACGGACATAACAATATGGatattttttccattcaaCGGGCCAGCAACGGCGAAGGTTGGAATAATCGACATTCCGTTCAGGAAGATAGGTGAACACGTCGGCGATTGGGAGCATATAACACTACGTATTAGTAATTTCACGGGAGAGCTGTGGAAGGTTTACTTTGCTCAGCACAGTAAAGGAGAGTGGATTGACGCATCGTCGCTTGAGTTTGAAAAGGGGAACAAAGTGGTGGCTTACTCGTCGTTGAACGGTCATGCGTCCTACTCAAAGCCTGGATTg GTAATGCAAGGTGGGGGAGAGATTGGGCTAAAGAATGAGACGGCGAAAAGCGGGTTGGTACTCGACACCGGAGCGAGCTCTGTAGAGATAGCGACAGAATATTTGAGGGAGGAGGCAGTGACGGAGCCGGCGTGGTTGAACTATTTCCGGCAATGGGGGCCAAAAATAGAGTACCAAATTGCAGAGGAAATGGAGAAGGTAGAGAAATTGCTACCGGGGAGATTGAAAGAAGCATTTAAGCAATTTATGAACCGATTGCCGGATGAAA